One region of Dysidea avara chromosome 1, odDysAvar1.4, whole genome shotgun sequence genomic DNA includes:
- the LOC136256961 gene encoding death domain-containing ATP nucleosidase-like: protein MMATPSKEKKMFTRYYSVFCDIIKHEDLLPKFVEQNIITADQLKEICAASSSDKGPNFLVHISKALDGDNTEGFITMLKVMKEHGTPDTQKFIVDVEVEMKDIDDDDESPDKYAYNARAGEDPFYSDDDLDERFKHATMSTAPVLYNRLTPEQEKIRQSVQVMLVVVNEREFKACMSYLRPPTDKDKTFMEIHRQITSGHDIKTAIFHVGLYGKCLVAVMRVEAGHGGLAVEQTDYFPNCVLVCAVGVTAGFPENGCRMADILVSERVTDCSIMKEQDGRYIPRGETFSGSEYMIQCLKNYGGWDFQCSKAAENNKADVEFGLYLSRPVLLDDPKERKKILRFFGKEADGYEMEGFELFGKVEAIVVKSVCDLAGEKTKKWQATSALAANDYLHYHLSRINMDLVEVQKVREEPDSGLTHYYPVPQQPNNQFSPAVYALLAVIIVMLAIIIALLLRG from the exons atGATGGCTACCCCTTCAAAGGAGAAGAAAATGTTCACAAGATATTACTCGGTGTTCTGTGACATCATCAAACATGAAGATCTACTGCCAAAGTTTGTGGAACAGAACATCATCACAGCCGACCAGCTGAAAGAGATCTGTGCTGCATCATCCTCAGATAAAGGGCCAAACTTCCTGGTACACATTTCCAAAGCCCTGGACGGTGACAACACAGAAGGATTTATTACCATGTTGAAAGTCATGAAGGAACATGGCACTCCTGATACACAGAAGTTTATCGTTGATGTGGAGGTGGAAATGAAAGATATTG ATGACGATGATGAATCACCTGATAAATATGCCTACAATGCTAGGGCTGGTGAAG ATCCATTTTACTCTGATGATGATCTTGATGAGAGATTCAAACACGCCACAATGTCAACCGCACCAGTGCTGTACAACAGGCTCACTCCTGAGCAAGAGAAGATACGCCAATCTGTACAAGTGATGTTGGTTGTTGTTAACGAACGAGAGTTCAAGGCCTGCATGTCATACTTGAGACCACCAACAGACAAGGACAAAACCTTTATGGAGATTCATCGCCAGATAACAAGCGGCCATGATATCAAGACAGCTATATTTCATGTTGGCTTGTATGGCAAGTGTCTGGTAGCTGTTATGAGGGTTGAAGCAGGTCACGGAGGTCTTGCAGTTGAACAGACCGACTATTTCCCAAATTGCGTACTTGTCTGTGCAGTTGGAGTGACTGCAGGCTTTCCTGAGAATGGTTGCAGAATGGCTGATATCTTAGTGTCTGAGAGGGTTACCGATTGCTCGATAATGAAAGAACAAGATGGGAGATACATTCCTCGTGGAGAGACCTTTTCCGGCTCGGAGTACATGATACAGTGTCTCAAAAACTATGGAGGTTGGGATTTTCAGTGCTCTAAAGCAGCAGAAAATAACAAAGCAGATGTCGAATTTGGCTTGTATCTGAGTAGGCCAGTCCTGTTGGATGACCCGAAGGAAAGAAAGAAAATTTTGCGGTTCTTTGGGAAGGAGGCTGATGGCTACGAAATGGAAGGGTTTGAATTGTTCGGGAAAGTTGAAGCCATTGTTGTCAAGAGTGTTTGCGATCTTGCTGGTGAGAAGACGAAGAAATGGCAAGCGACTTCTGCCCTAGCTGCCAACGATTACTTACACTACCACTTGAGCAGGATAAACATGGATCTTGTTGAGGTGCAGAAGG TGAGAGAAGAACCTGATAGTGGACTGACACACTACTACCCAGTACCACAACAACCAAACA ATCAGTTCTCTCCAGCGGTGTACGCGTTACTGGCTGTCATCATTGTAATGCTTGCCATCATCATAGCACTGTTGCTCAGAGGATAA
- the LOC136257018 gene encoding death domain-containing ATP nucleosidase-like, with translation MLKVMKEYGTPDTQKFIVDVEVEMKENDDDESPDKYAYNARAGEDPFYSDDDLDERFKHAAMSTAPVLYNRLTPEQQKIRQSVQVMLVVVNEREFKACMSYLRPPTDKDKTFLEIHRQITSGHDIKTAIFHVGMYGKCLVAVMRVEAGHGGLAVEQTDYFPNCVLVCAVGVTAGFPENGCRMADILVSERVTDCSIMKEQDGRYIPRGETFSGSEYMIQCLKNYGGWDFQCSKAAENNKADVEFGLYLSRPVLMDDPKERKKILRYFGKEADGYEMEGFELFGKVEAIVVKSVCDLAGEKTKKWQATSALAANDYLHYHLSRINMDLVEVQKEREEPDSGLAVPQPNNQSTPTVYVLLAVIIVMLAIITALLLRE, from the exons ATGTTGAAAGTCATGAAGGAATATGGCACTCCTGATACGCAAAAGTTTATCGTTGATGTGGAGGTCGAAATGAAAGAAAATG ATGATGATGAATCACCTGATAAATATGCCTACAATGCTAGGGCTGGTGAAG ATCCATTTTATTCTGATGATGATCTTGATGAGAGATTCAAGCATGCCGCAATGTCGACTGCACCAGTGTTGTACAACAGGCTTACTCCTGAGCAACAGAAGATACGCCAGTCTGTGCAAGTGATGTTGGTTGTTGTTAACGAACGAGAGTTCAAGGCCTGCATGTCATACCTGAGGCCACCAACAGACAAGGACAAAACCTTCTTGGAGATTCATCGCCAGATAACAAGCGGCCATGATATCAAGACAGCCATCTTTCATGTTGGCATGTATGGCAAGTGTCTGGTAGCTGTTATGAGGGTTGAAGCAGGCCATGGAGGTCTTGCAGTTGAACAGACTGACTATTTCCcaaattgtgtacttgtttgtgcaGTTGGAGTGACTGCAGGATTTCCTGAGAATGGCTGCAGAATGGCTGATATCTTGGTGTCTGAGAGGGTTACCGATTGCTCGATAATGAAAGAACAAGATGGCAGATACATTCCTCGTGGAGAGACCTTTTCCGGCTCGGAGTACATGATACAGTGTCTTAAAAACTATGGAGGCTGGGATTTTCAGTGCTCTAAAGCAGCAGAAAATAACAAAGCAGATGTCGAATTTGGCTTGTATCTGAGTAGGCCAGTACTAATGGATGACCCGAAGGAAAGAAAGAAAATATTGAGATACTTTGGGAAGGAGGCTGATGGCTACGAAATGGAAGGCTTTGAATTATTCGGGAAAGTCGAAGCCATTGTTGTCAAGAGTGTTTGCGATCTTGCTGGTGAGAAGACAAAGAAATGGCAAGCAACTTCTGCCCTAGCAGCCAATGATTACCTACACTATCACTTGAGCAGGATAAACATGGACCTTGTCGAGGTGCAGAAGG AGAGAGAAGAACCTGATAGTGGACTAGCAGTACCACAACCAAATA ATCAATCCACTCCGACAGTGTATGTACTACTGGCTGTCATCATTGTAATGCTTGCCATCATCACAGCACTGTTGCTCAGAGAATAA